A stretch of Aerococcus christensenii DNA encodes these proteins:
- the purD gene encoding phosphoribosylamine--glycine ligase: MNLLVIGNGGREHALALKLLKSKCVQKVYCAPGNSGMAQTGIFCVDIESTNFEALIAFAKDHAIAWTIVGPELPLFEGIVDAFEAEGLKIFGPSQSASRLEGSKSFAKHLMKKYHIPTAAFENYFELEEALDSLKNREYPIVIKADGPAAGKGVTIAGNEEEAKEALRDIFTQEKYGHQEKVVIEEYLEGPEFSFFSLVYKGQVLHLPTAQDHKRAYEGDKGPNTGGMGAYAPVPFVDEALKQEVIDQIVQKTLDAMVLEGCSYQGILYTGLMLTADGPKVIEFNCRFGDPETQILLPLLSDQLAESITQLLAGEKASLPLVEGQASFGVVLAAKGYPESPLKGLEIPKSFLEGSDEVSVLSYALREEEGKFYSEGGRIAMVISMQEDLAQARQVVYDYLATHPISHTFYRQDIAHQALESKEVNDD, from the coding sequence ATGAATCTGTTAGTGATTGGAAACGGTGGTCGGGAACATGCTTTGGCTTTAAAATTATTAAAATCAAAATGTGTTCAAAAGGTGTATTGCGCACCTGGTAATTCAGGAATGGCCCAAACAGGAATTTTCTGTGTAGATATTGAAAGTACAAACTTTGAAGCTTTGATTGCTTTTGCGAAAGATCATGCTATTGCTTGGACGATTGTTGGACCAGAACTTCCTCTTTTTGAAGGAATTGTGGATGCTTTTGAGGCAGAAGGTCTAAAAATATTTGGCCCGAGTCAATCTGCTAGTCGTCTAGAAGGATCCAAGAGTTTTGCGAAGCACTTAATGAAAAAATATCATATTCCAACCGCCGCTTTTGAAAATTATTTTGAATTGGAAGAAGCCTTAGATTCCCTCAAAAATCGGGAATATCCGATTGTGATTAAGGCGGATGGCCCAGCTGCCGGCAAGGGAGTGACAATTGCCGGAAACGAAGAAGAAGCCAAAGAAGCTTTACGGGATATTTTTACTCAGGAAAAGTATGGTCATCAAGAAAAGGTAGTGATCGAAGAGTATCTAGAAGGACCTGAATTTTCTTTCTTTTCTTTAGTGTATAAGGGCCAAGTTCTACACCTTCCAACTGCTCAAGACCATAAAAGAGCCTACGAAGGAGATAAGGGACCTAATACTGGAGGAATGGGGGCTTATGCCCCCGTACCATTTGTAGATGAAGCCTTAAAACAAGAAGTCATCGATCAAATTGTACAAAAAACCTTAGACGCTATGGTTTTAGAAGGCTGCTCTTATCAAGGAATTCTTTATACAGGGTTAATGTTGACAGCGGATGGTCCCAAAGTGATTGAATTTAATTGCCGCTTTGGAGATCCTGAAACGCAAATCCTTCTTCCTTTGTTAAGTGACCAATTGGCAGAAAGTATCACGCAATTACTTGCAGGCGAAAAAGCAAGTTTACCTTTAGTAGAAGGACAAGCGAGTTTTGGCGTGGTATTAGCTGCGAAAGGTTACCCAGAGTCCCCATTAAAGGGCCTTGAAATTCCAAAATCGTTTTTAGAGGGAAGCGACGAAGTGTCTGTCCTCTCTTATGCTTTGAGGGAAGAAGAGGGAAAATTTTACTCTGAAGGAGGACGAATAGCGATGGTTATTTCTATGCAAGAAGATCTCGCTCAAGCCAGACAAGTAGTCTATGATTACTTGGCGACTCATCCTATTTCACATACCTTTTACCGCCAAGATATTGCACATCAAGCCCTAGAAAGCAAGGAGGTTAACGATGATTAA